CACACCCATGAACCGATCTCTCTCTGTCCCTCTCTCACGATTGGtcttgtgattttgatttttgtttcttgtattgtttatatattttgattctctgtaataatatttgtttggatcctaagaaaatgtgagaaacatgataaaaatgggttttctaAAGCATTTTCAGCAATACAACCaaatactagaaaatattttccaaagcattttttagaatgcaaccaaacacttaaaaatattttccttttccaaaaatattttcacctaaaaatattttacattcaaaaaatattttacattcaaccaaacacagccttaattTCTCTTGTAAATTATAGCTGTGTCTGTGTACACTCAGCCGTGTGCACTAGTCATTCTCAATATACCTGTCTGCTGTCATATTGTCCCCCATTGGTACGTAGAAACGCGAAACACTTCTCTATTAAAAATAGAATGTTCTGTACTTTTTGTTGAATAACAGTGCAAAGTCACAGCAGCAATAGCTTAGAACTTTCAAGCGAAATGATTaaattagataaaaaatttgtatctttGAGACTGCATTTCACTCCATCTTCTCGACAAATTGCATGAAAGCAGATGAAACTTGGGAGGAAAATCCCTCAACTTATCTTCTTCCCCAGTACTACGTcattcaacaaattttatggATGTCGTATATCTTGTCTTAAGAGTGTAAAATAAGATGCATCTCCAGGCCAGCTCAACAACTTTGGGCCTTAGgcgaaaatttcaaaaattacctttctatatttaaatattaatcaaataatagatattaaattttttatttaaaatctatttttcttactttttaatatgcaaaattactaattaagtttttgatataatacacatcaaattattaattggtataataatttatataagtGAGAAAACGTGTTGTCTTATAACTGTGTGCAGCCTGTGTTGCTGTGTGCCTGTGTAGTGCAGATGTGAGATGTCCAGCCTGTAATCCTATGGCCAAGTGTAAAAGCAAAAAACGTGTCCTATCATAGTGGAAAAGAGTCCAATTAAGAGAGGGGTAGAAAAGGGTCCTATCATAGTAGAATTTTGTATCAATATTTTCCCAGTCTGTCCAATGACTAAAAACGTGTCCCATCAATCAATtgtgtagtaaaataaactaaaataatagagatatgttacgttcacaatatttttacaacaaattgcaggtggttaattgttattagttcaaatttgaaactaacactaagattacttttttgctccaacaataacaacctatcacttaggatttgttgtaaaaatattgtgaacatatcatttctcaaaataatatataatttaagttaaataaatagCAGACTAATCATCTTCATTTTTGGAAAGATAGAAGGGAAGAAGATTACCTTTGGTACGCGTCccctttttaattttgaatttgctGTGAATTGAAgggaatcaacaaagaaaaatttcaagcTAGACTGAGTTTATGGAAaagatcaagaatcaagatgaagatgaagaagagaaaGGTAAGAATATAGAAGGATAggcagagagatagagagataaaagatttctcttttgtttttgaaatttataatctttattttagcatatttcaagacaattacgttgtattattaataaatttatctagtattaattttgattttagcatatttcaagaatGAGTTAATAGATCTGtctcctaaaatttaattttgttagctgaagtttgactatttttgtttttctctttttaatctTCTACATTTTAGGATACAATGGGgcatttttaatgcattttattgaccaataaaagtgcttaaattttttttaattaaaatatatagataaatatatatatatatatatttcaaagtttttgttatctttttttttttttaacaagtgggagccttcttttatttgggggcCTTAGAGGATTGCATCAATTGTATCACCTATTGAGCTGGCCTAATCTCCcgtatattatttaaatttcttcttcttttttctattgacacaaatttaataaaatatattgaattaGTCCTGTTGGGCGAAGACCACTTCAaaaatttcacccaaaaaaaaaaaaaggaaaaaagaccACTTCAAAGTTTTCAAACTCTATTGATGTAGGATAAATTAAAGCGTGTTTAGAGCgcgtttaattttttatgtttgttaACTTGTGCTCCAGTCTACACTCTACATCAGagttttttaacaatttttttttctggtagGGATGGTCTTTCAACTTTAAATAGAAAATCAATATGGTCTTCCCTTACCCAGTACCTCTCTGGCTCGAGCTTTCAATCATGGGTTCACTAGTCTTCTTTCACTTCCTTCTACTCTCTTTGTCATTTCCATTCCCACTTTCATCTTCAGCAGTCGTTATCAGTAATGGCACATCCCTATCGATAGAGAATCCAGATATTCTAATATCACCAAATGGCGACTTCTCTGCTGGCTTTTATTCAGTGGGTGATAATGCCTTTTGCTTTGCCATTTGGTTTAGCAACTCACGCACCGTAGTCTGGATGGCAAACCGTGACCAGCCAGTTAATGGGAAGCACCCAAAGCTCTCTATCCTCGAAACTGGCAATCTCATCTTAACTGATGCCTCTAACTTAAATGTCAAAGTTTGGGCCACAAACACTGCCTCACTCTCCTCGGTCCAATTATTTCTCTACGACACCGGTAATCTTGTTCTACGTAACAAGGAAGGTGTTTTGTGGGAAAGCTTTGACTTCCCTACAGATACCCTTCTTCCTGAACAACGTCTCACCAGAAACACAAAGCTTGTCTCCTCAAGAAGCCAGGCCAACTATTCCCCTGGTTTATATGAGCTTTCCTTCAACAACAGTGGCTTTCTTAGACTTCTTTATAATAGTTCTGATTCCAGTAGTTACTGGGTGCCGTCACCTTTATCATGGCCTCTGTACAATAATAGCAGAATTGCTGTCCTTAATGTCATAGGGAACTTCAGCTCATCcgataattttacttttatgtcaGCTGACTATGGAGCAGTGCTTCATAGAAGATTGACACTTGATTACGACGGTAATCTTCGATTGTACAGTTGGGAAGAGGAGGGGCAGACTTGGGTTGTTTCATGGCAAGCCATTCAGAGTCCTTGCGGGATTCCTGGTGGTTGTGGGGCCAACAGTTTTTGCAGTTATGGTATTGGTACCGGCAGGAAATGTTCCTGCTCACCAGGATACAAGATGAAAAATCGTAGCAATTGGGCTGATGGCTGTGAACCCGAAGTTTATATCTCTTGCACGGAAATGCCGAAAAGTGAGTTAGGCTTTGTGCTGTTATCCCATGTTGACTTTTTCGGGTATGATTTTACAATCTTCCCTAATTACACCTTTGATCAATGTTCGGATCAATGTTTGACAGCATGTGATTGCAAAGCGTTCCAATACCGTGGTGATTCAAATTGTTATCTGAAGACACGATTGCTGAATGGAATTCGTTCGCCACATTTATGGGGAGATATCTATTTGAAACTACAAAAAAGCAAAATCTTGTCTGATGCCAATCCTTTAGAAGAATTCTGTTTAATTTGCTCAAGTGATCATACACTACAAAGCTGTAAAAAAGGGACAATGAAATTCATGCTCTGGTTTGTTGGTGGAGTGGGTGGACTTGAAATTTTCTCCATCATTGTGGTGTGGTGTCTCTTCAACAAAACTCAGAGAAGTTTATGTGTTTATAAGCAAGCCTATGATCGGGCTGCCATTGGGTTCAGGAAATTTACATATACTGAGCTAAAAAAGGCCACAAAGAGTTTTACTGAGGAGATTGGAAGAGGTGCAGGAGGAATTGTCTACAAAGGGGTGTTGTCTGACAATCGAGTTGCTGCAATCAAACGTCTCCATGAAGCCAACCAAGGAGAAGATGAATTTCTAGCTGAAGTAAGCATCATTGGAAGGATTAACCACATGAACCTAATAGAGATGTGGGGGTGTTGTGCAGAGGGAAAGCATAGGATTTTGGTGTATGAGTACATGGAGCATGGTTCTTTAGCAAAAAACCTATCATCCAAAGCACTTGATTGggagaaaagaattaaaattgttGTGGGTACTGCAAGAGGCCTAGCCTATTTACATGAGGATTGCTTGGACTGGATTTTGCATTGCGATGTAAAGCCCCAGAATATACTTTTGGACTCGAATTATCAACCAAAGGTGGCAgattttggcctatcaaaacTACAAAACAGAGGTGTCTTTATGAATACAAGCTTCTCAAAAATAAGAGGAACTCAAGGTTATATGGCTCCAGATTGGGTTTTCAATCTACCTATCACTTCCAAAGTGGATGTTTATAGCTATGGAATTGTCGTGTTGGAAATGGTAACCGGAGTGGGTCCATTAGGGCACAAAAGGCTGGTTACATGGGTGAGGGAAGTAATGAATAGAGTGGCTGCAAATACTTCCTCACTTGAAGAGCTTATTGATCCACTGTTGGAAGGCAAATATGACATTGGCATGATGGAAACTTTGGTTGAGATTGCTTTACAATGTGTAGAAGAAGACAGAGATGAAAGACCTACCATGAGCCAAGTAGTTGAGATGCTATTAGGTCAGGAAAAAGATTCATAAAGCAAGCATTGTTATGAAGCAATTATCCAATAAATTGGAGTCATTCTTTACATTGGGCTGGCATTTAGCATGCACATTTAAGTGAAATAagtgtgtatgtttttttttaaaaaattatttcatattttcattGGCTTGCAAGAGTTGCGTATCATTTATATAAATGTACTATGATAAATAGTagctaattttaattttactgGTCAAAATAAAGGAGGACAactattataattaatatattaggagaatttttaatttatattatactaGTAATGTAAGTTTTACATTACAGACTAAATAAATTCGTacaatattgtatatatttattttgttaacaaTATAAGATTTATATTGATATTACAATTTAAACCTATAAttacccttattattattattattattattattattattattttatatgataaATGAGAGTGCcagataatatatttttttgcattcgtTTGATACACAAGGAAAGCAAATTCAATTTCTTGGTTGTTATAGATAAATATTCACCATCCTTTCCAAAGAATAAAACTTCAATAATatgttcaaaaattttggttaaaatataTCGTTGATTTCTAAATTTTAGCATATTAGCGATTTTAGTTCTTGAAATTTAAAGTGATCACTTTTGGTTCTTAACAAACTTGAAGTGATCACTTTTagtatctaaaaaatttaaatggtcAATCTTGGTCCCTAACATACTCTTAAGTGATTACTTGTTCAAATGGAATGATAGTAAGTCCACTTCTAGTTTGCCCATATCATCTAACAGATTAAATACAATCGCTTTAAACTTTAGGACTAAATTcactaatctaatctaatctaaaactatatataaaagcaaaagcCTTTAAGGATATGCTGTTAAGAAGTGATAAATAACATTATTTGGTAAGGCTACTGCACCGTTTAAAAGCctctcattataaataaataaaaaaattaaccagTTAAACTTagactagcctctgagcacgcgctcacacgcgtgctcagaggctcttctattttttgggtaagggttaatttagagcatttattataatttggaatatttacatttttcaatcacaaaaaaaaacctaggggtgtgatgagtgtcatgtgtggataaataattttccaatcacactcctagatttttttgtgatgaaaaattattgtgattggaaaattatttctccacacatgacacttatcacacccctaggtttttttttgtgattgaaaaatgtaaaaattccaaattataataaatgctctaaattaacccttacccaaaaaatagaagagcctctgagcacgcgcgtgagcgcgtgctcagaggctagtatacTCTACCATTGTACTTCTTAATGAATTGTAACAAAGAGAGAAGATGTTAACAATAAAAAGTAAATCTCAACAAATGCACTTTAGAGCTTCATAAGGATTAAGAAATTGTAACAAAGAGAGAAGATGTTAACAATAAAAAGTAAATCTCAACAAATGCACGCTAATAATCAGATAGAAACAAcctagttttgaaaatttttcacatCAAGATTTTTTACAGAGAAGCAATTCAACTACACTGTTTAtcacaaagaaagagaggaagtgcaaatatttataaaaaccgGCTAAGAAACACATCAAAATCATAAAGTAAATACctaaaatcaataatttaattttctcacCTCTATTACTTAGATTCTGTAACAAATTAGCATTGGGGTAATTCATCGAAAACCTACCTCTTTTTCTGTCTTCAAATAAGCAAAGAATTTACTGCAATCGTCTTTTATAGTAGAAAATGGTAGCTTGGTTGGATAATGTTTTgggagttaattttttttttttttttaaaatttgaaattaacccaaaaaaaaaaaaaactgttataaAAAAGAGTGGTAACTGTCTATTAAATCGTGGATGTGAAACTAATTGTAAGTGGATAattcaggggaaaaaaatggaAGTGGGAATGTGGGATAACCGGATAAGGGGATTGAGGGAGAAAACCAAGACATGGATTTAGAtggctattaaaaaaaaaaaaagacatgaatTTAGAcggctataaaaaaaaagttgattaaagaaagaaactttctttttaaaatttctaagtaACGTGTTTTGATAGGAGTGATTAGAGCAAATTTGAattcctattttgtaggaaatGTTTTAGGTAAAcatttttagactttttagtACTGAATtgctcaaaataaataattaattataacaaTTAAAAAGCCAAACCTAaagtttagactttagacttTAGACTTTTATTGTTAACATCTTCTCTCTTTGTTACAATTCATTAAGAAGTACAATGGTAGAGTATATGAAGGaaccatttatttcaaaattacattttaaaataaagaagaaggaaaaaaaaaaaaaagagttaacatgatacatataagaaaaaaaaaaagtagaacttcaagaaagtcaatcataaacaaaagaaaagaaaacaaagaggaacttgcaaaagatagaacctgaaaatttgttgaagcCTCTGACAGTAAATATCTttaatatgaagaaaaagagaagaggatgtagagctaaactaaatgtctttaatctgaagaagaatgagagagagaaagtgagatagaaactgTAAAGCGTACGTGATTTTGTGGTTTTAAAGTGtaggagttttaatttacatatctaTCATTGgtagttgaaaacttgtaagtggGTATGATGAGGGTATCTTAGGCATGAAAAATGTGGAATCCAAAcaggggaagccccttaaatagtagtatagatgtACACCAcgatagagatagagagaggagATGAGTACACGAAGAAAGAatcagagaaagagagaggcgGAGAAATCAAAAGCCTAGGCAGAACGGTAAACAGAGAAGGCACGGAGTGGGGACTGGGGActggggagagagaaaaatctgCCACCATTATCCATTTTTCTTCACGCTGCCACTCTCTAATACACAAACCCAAATCGTGAGATAGAGTTCGTAAGAGGGATAACCGTTTCGGtgcaaatcaaaagaaaaaagactggGATAGAGAGAGGGAGTTCACTAAGTTGTATGCCTGCAAAAGTTCGATCTCCCACCACCATCAGACTCCTGTAACTACacaggtaatttttttttttttttcattgttaaaatttatggATTAATTATTGTTTAGATTTGATTATTTTGGTCGGATTGATATCAATTTAGGTGTTTggattaaatttgattttgattaaggTATCTGGGTAAGAATGCTTTAGTTTGGGGTATTGGAGTTAAATTAGggattgggtttttatttttattttttcctctttttcttttcttaggtCTAAACGTGGGAATTGGAGTCTATTTTTTGGGTGGGAGTGTAGAATTGTGGCAGTGTGGGAgtgctcttttttattttattttttatttttttatttttttatatataaataaattctaaacGTGTTAGTGTTTTGATATAATTATATTCCATCTTCCCAATTAAATTTTTCGTTTCTCTTCCATCTTTTTCTCCAATAGCagaatactatttttttgtgcCAGATAAAACCGTTGGGTCTTCTGCAAAAAGAATTACTCAATCAAGGTTTAAGGTTTGGCCACCTATTACcctaatttctctttttttttttcaaattcttgaGTTATGTTTTGTCAACTATTGTATTggttagattttgtttttgtttggaagATTTTTGTTAGATTTGTACTTTTTTGTTTGCCCCTGAAATTTGAATTGATTTatgttttattgatttttgtatttaggttacatttgatttttatttggcattttttttgttagatttgtatttctttttttgctttcccCTGAATTTTGAATTCATAGGAAAAAACATAGAAATTCTTTTTTCGCTTTCCTACAATTAATGATGTTGTGACACATAGGAAAAAACACCGATCTAAAAATTTGTCATGTTCACAATTAAAAAGtgaaacattaattaaaaaaattccaaattaaatttttttatttttttttttggttgatgaatGGCTTTGATTATCCGTTAAAGCATAGTGGGTCACCGCACGTTCAATTCCATTGCTAAGGACAGCTTAGTGGTTCAACATTCCCTGGTGGTTAGTCAGCTAAATTTTTCTTGACCTCTCTATATTTGATAGATGATGGTAACTTGGTAAAGAAGTGGACTACTAAAGAAAATCTCTACCCAATCCACAAGCTGGATCAGTCTAAAGTAAGTATTGATAGtgtattattactattattattattattattattattattactactatGAGAAAGGGACTACTTTTTATTGTTTGAAATTTCCCCTTCTCTAAAATCTTTCTCATGTGGTTTTTTTAGCTCACATTAGAAGAAAAGAACTCTGACAGGGTTTTAGTGGTTATAAGTAATGAAGATTCAAGTGATTGTATGAACTTGTCTAAAAAgtgatttgggttttgaaagATTGGATCTTGAGGGCAAAGAGTAGCTGGAATCAGATCTTTAAGTTGCAGGACTAAATTAAATGGTTGGTGTTTGATAGTTATTTGGACTGCGGTTTAATTATATATTGGAGGGTTTAATTTGAGAGATTATATAAGTTTACCacaatatttatgtttattgtGCGTGAGTTCATATTAgtaggtttttaaaattttgctcAAGTTTTATTGACAAAAAAGTATTAAAACTATTGATTTTCATATACATATTTTGTGGCCTTTGGTGAACTTGCATTGG
This is a stretch of genomic DNA from Quercus lobata isolate SW786 unplaced genomic scaffold, ValleyOak3.0 Primary Assembly Scq3eQI_100, whole genome shotgun sequence. It encodes these proteins:
- the LOC115972921 gene encoding putative receptor protein kinase ZmPK1, which codes for MGSLVFFHFLLLSLSFPFPLSSSAVVISNGTSLSIENPDILISPNGDFSAGFYSVGDNAFCFAIWFSNSRTVVWMANRDQPVNGKHPKLSILETGNLILTDASNLNVKVWATNTASLSSVQLFLYDTGNLVLRNKEGVLWESFDFPTDTLLPEQRLTRNTKLVSSRSQANYSPGLYELSFNNSGFLRLLYNSSDSSSYWVPSPLSWPLYNNSRIAVLNVIGNFSSSDNFTFMSADYGAVLHRRLTLDYDGNLRLYSWEEEGQTWVVSWQAIQSPCGIPGGCGANSFCSYGIGTGRKCSCSPGYKMKNRSNWADGCEPEVYISCTEMPKSELGFVLLSHVDFFGYDFTIFPNYTFDQCSDQCLTACDCKAFQYRGDSNCYLKTRLLNGIRSPHLWGDIYLKLQKSKILSDANPLEEFCLICSSDHTLQSCKKGTMKFMLWFVGGVGGLEIFSIIVVWCLFNKTQRSLCVYKQAYDRAAIGFRKFTYTELKKATKSFTEEIGRGAGGIVYKGVLSDNRVAAIKRLHEANQGEDEFLAEVSIIGRINHMNLIEMWGCCAEGKHRILVYEYMEHGSLAKNLSSKALDWEKRIKIVVGTARGLAYLHEDCLDWILHCDVKPQNILLDSNYQPKVADFGLSKLQNRGVFMNTSFSKIRGTQGYMAPDWVFNLPITSKVDVYSYGIVVLEMVTGVGPLGHKRLVTWVREVMNRVAANTSSLEELIDPLLEGKYDIGMMETLVEIALQCVEEDRDERPTMSQVVEMLLGQEKDS